In the genome of Gloeocapsa sp. DLM2.Bin57, the window CAGAAGCGTAAACCCCTCTATAACCTCTACCATATTCTTAATCACTTTAATCTCTTTGGTGGGGGTTATGGTGCTCAAGCTAACAGGATGTTGTTGCAAATACTTTAACGAAAGCGTTTTTTCCGACGCGCAACAGCTTTGCGTTTACGCTTTTCAATTGGTGTTTCGTAGTGACGACGGCGTTTGATATCGGCAAAAATACCAGCTTTAGAAACTTGACGTTTAAAGCGTCTGAGTGCAGATTCTATATTTTCATTTTGTCCTACGATAACTTGGGTCATTCATTATCCTCCTAATTGGTTTTTTAAAATTTGGTTAATACCGTCTTTTTTCAGACACAGTTAACCAGATTAATTATAACATATCAAGAGCGAATCAATAACCGACGCATCCAACGATGTT includes:
- a CDS encoding 30S ribosomal protein S21 — its product is MTQVIVGQNENIESALRRFKRQVSKAGIFADIKRRRHYETPIEKRKRKAVARRKKRFR